The Synechocystis sp. PCC 7509 genome includes a window with the following:
- the argB gene encoding acetylglutamate kinase: MDNFDREYIREVEATRVRVLSEALPYIQQFSGRIVVVKYGGAAMKDSTLKDQVVRDVVFLACVGLRPVIVHGGGPEINSWLDKLGIEPQFNNGLRVTDAPTMDVVEMVLVGRVNKEIVSLINQAGGSAVGLCGKDGNLITARPEGRQGIGFVGEVSALDVRILESLLKDGYIPVVSSVAADESGQAYNINADTVAGEIAAALGAEKLILLTDTAGILQDYKDPSSLLYKLDIQQARELITNGIVGGGMIPKVNCCVRSLAQGVKAAHIIDGRIPHALLLEIFTDSGIGSMIVASEFLN, encoded by the coding sequence ATGGACAACTTTGATCGCGAATATATTAGGGAAGTTGAAGCTACTCGCGTCCGAGTGCTAAGTGAAGCTTTGCCCTATATCCAACAGTTTTCTGGTCGAATTGTCGTCGTCAAGTATGGCGGCGCAGCGATGAAAGATAGCACCCTCAAAGACCAAGTAGTTAGGGATGTTGTATTTTTAGCTTGTGTAGGATTGCGCCCAGTAATAGTTCACGGTGGGGGTCCAGAAATCAATAGCTGGTTAGATAAGCTAGGAATTGAACCTCAATTTAATAATGGGCTACGAGTAACCGACGCACCCACAATGGATGTAGTAGAAATGGTTTTAGTCGGTCGAGTTAATAAAGAAATTGTTTCTTTAATTAACCAAGCTGGCGGCTCGGCGGTGGGTTTATGTGGCAAAGATGGCAATTTAATTACAGCCCGCCCGGAAGGTCGTCAAGGAATTGGATTTGTCGGCGAAGTTAGCGCCCTAGACGTGCGAATTTTAGAATCATTACTTAAAGATGGTTATATTCCTGTAGTTTCCAGCGTCGCGGCGGACGAATCGGGACAAGCTTACAACATTAACGCCGACACCGTAGCCGGGGAAATAGCCGCCGCTTTGGGAGCAGAGAAGTTAATTTTGCTCACCGATACCGCCGGAATTTTGCAAGACTATAAAGATCCCTCTAGTTTGCTTTATAAGTTAGATATTCAACAAGCCCGCGAATTAATTACTAACGGTATTGTAGGTGGGGGGATGATTCCGAAAGTAAATTGTTGCGTGCGGAGTTTGGCTCAAGGAGTAAAAGCCGCCCACATTATTGATGGACGTATCCCTCACGCTTTACTGCTAGAAATTTTTACCGATAGCGGGATTGGCTCAATGATTGTCGCCTCGGAGTTTTTAAACTAG
- a CDS encoding DnaJ C-terminal domain-containing protein, with amino-acid sequence MQNFKDYYDILGVPKDVASEEIKKVFRRLARQYHPDLNPGNKEAEEKFKDIGEAYEILGDPNKRSQYDRFSLSWQQKSRGKAGKSIFKRGTRETELDEFADFESFIDQVLGRNNKASNDDDPFRPGTTKYATTVTPRPSRRNIEAKLVVPLEKAYEGGAERIRLEDGRSLEVDMPPGMFTGQTIRLKEQGVGGGDLFLKITVSPHDYFLLEGNDIAVKLPITPSEAVLGNPVEVPTLDGLVQMNLPAGVKSGQRLRLANKGYIDDQGRRGDQLVKIQIVIPKTISSQEKELYEKLRQIETFNPRADLLLQK; translated from the coding sequence TTGCAGAATTTCAAAGATTACTACGATATTTTAGGAGTACCGAAAGATGTTGCCTCAGAGGAAATCAAAAAGGTTTTCCGGCGATTGGCTAGGCAATATCACCCCGATTTGAATCCGGGAAACAAAGAAGCTGAGGAAAAGTTTAAGGATATTGGGGAAGCTTACGAAATTCTAGGCGATCCAAATAAGCGATCGCAATATGATCGTTTTAGCTTGTCTTGGCAACAGAAGTCTCGCGGTAAAGCTGGAAAAAGCATTTTTAAGCGCGGTACTCGTGAGACAGAATTAGACGAGTTTGCCGATTTTGAGAGTTTTATCGACCAAGTGCTAGGACGCAACAACAAAGCCAGTAATGACGATGATCCTTTTCGTCCTGGGACAACAAAATACGCCACTACCGTTACTCCGCGTCCCAGTCGTCGCAATATTGAAGCCAAGCTAGTTGTCCCTTTAGAAAAAGCTTATGAAGGTGGGGCGGAGAGAATTAGGCTAGAAGATGGGCGCAGCCTTGAAGTAGATATGCCTCCAGGGATGTTTACCGGGCAAACTATCCGCTTGAAAGAACAAGGGGTAGGAGGTGGCGACCTATTTTTAAAAATTACCGTCTCTCCCCACGATTACTTTCTTCTTGAAGGTAACGATATTGCCGTTAAACTTCCCATTACTCCTAGCGAAGCGGTTTTAGGTAATCCGGTAGAAGTGCCAACTTTAGACGGTTTAGTACAAATGAATTTACCCGCCGGGGTGAAATCTGGTCAACGGTTGCGCCTAGCAAATAAAGGTTACATTGATGACCAAGGTAGACGCGGCGACCAATTGGTAAAAATTCAGATTGTCATTCCTAAAACTATTAGTTCTCAAGAAAAGGAATTGTACGAAAAATTGCGACAAATTGAAACTTTTAATCCCCGTGCTGACTTGCTATTGCAAAAATAA
- a CDS encoding Ycf51 family protein, whose product MPTTATFLTFAQWIGILTLFCAFLAVLGFSFKWAARFQLVGVTGFFGVLTGGLFALSLVPIMRTVVPGAVKFARVYDAGSNQAVISVAPTITETELQATLRQAAGNLYSYGRLGQEEDKLIIRARTIIHPQKGMSKPLYIGQVKRSLVNKEDTQMQIEIFPDKFAQLPKPDAT is encoded by the coding sequence ATGCCAACTACTGCTACTTTTCTCACCTTTGCCCAATGGATAGGTATTCTCACTTTATTCTGTGCTTTTTTAGCAGTGTTAGGTTTTAGTTTCAAGTGGGCGGCTAGATTTCAGCTAGTCGGCGTTACAGGATTTTTTGGCGTACTTACAGGGGGATTATTTGCCTTAAGTTTAGTCCCGATTATGCGGACAGTAGTACCAGGCGCGGTAAAGTTTGCCAGAGTTTACGATGCTGGCTCAAATCAAGCTGTAATTTCTGTAGCGCCTACCATTACTGAAACTGAGCTACAAGCAACCTTGCGTCAAGCCGCCGGAAACTTGTATTCCTATGGTCGGTTGGGGCAAGAGGAAGATAAACTAATTATTCGGGCTAGAACGATTATTCACCCCCAAAAAGGAATGTCAAAGCCCCTATATATCGGGCAAGTCAAACGTAGTCTTGTCAATAAAGAAGACACCCAAATGCAGATTGAGATTTTCCCCGATAAATTTGCTCAATTACCTAAACCTGATGCCACGTAA
- a CDS encoding CBS domain-containing protein yields the protein MQPNHQGINLSPLEQILDLSFLTVAVNTSVLEAIALFNQTQASCVLIVEKLQLVGIFTTRDVVRLVVSGKDLSTLKLAEVMTKEVVTLTQSKATDAIAALSLMRQYQIHHLPIVDESGQLLGLVTQSSLLQGFIPTKFCNSNTPKIKIGDC from the coding sequence ATGCAACCAAATCATCAGGGCATTAACCTATCTCCACTAGAGCAGATACTCGATCTATCCTTTTTAACAGTTGCAGTTAATACCTCAGTGTTAGAGGCGATCGCTTTATTTAATCAAACACAAGCTAGTTGTGTTTTGATAGTTGAAAAATTGCAATTAGTAGGAATATTTACAACGCGAGATGTAGTTAGGCTCGTTGTTTCAGGAAAAGACTTGTCTACACTCAAACTAGCGGAGGTGATGACAAAAGAAGTCGTTACCCTAACTCAATCCAAAGCTACCGATGCGATCGCGGCGTTGTCGCTTATGCGTCAATATCAAATTCACCATTTGCCCATAGTAGACGAAAGCGGTCAATTGCTAGGACTTGTGACTCAGTCCAGCTTGCTGCAAGGGTTCATACCAACGAAATTTTGCAACTCAAATACCCCCAAGATCAAGATCGGCGACTGCTAA
- a CDS encoding iron-containing alcohol dehydrogenase family protein, which produces MNQVLTSPIFTLSVAPAKVLRGEQLLEQAGNAIARFGSRPLIVGGDRTLKATLPRLHPVLAAQQLEASTVSYGADCSEAGLATMREAVKTHKADLIIGVGGGKALDAAKLLAYQCHLPVVTIPTSAATCAAWTALSNVYSEEGAFLYDVSLENCPNLLLLDYDLIATAPAYTLVAGIGDAIAKWYEASVSSGNSEQTLIVSAVQQARVLRDILFQKSAAALQSPGSAVWKEVVDATVLLAGVIGGLGGAECRTVAAHAVHNGLTHLPVHSSIHGEKVAFGILVQLRLEEMVQGNQLAATSRQQLLKFYTEIGLPQKLKDLGLEDISLKELEQSAELALAPNSDIHRLPFKVAVEQLLAAMVSTTAPTNNKDSLNYICINEEVKK; this is translated from the coding sequence ATGAACCAAGTCTTAACCTCTCCAATTTTTACTCTTAGTGTCGCCCCAGCTAAAGTATTACGCGGCGAACAACTGCTAGAACAAGCTGGAAACGCGATCGCCCGTTTTGGCAGCCGTCCCCTGATTGTGGGAGGCGATCGCACTTTAAAAGCTACATTACCCCGCTTGCATCCCGTTTTAGCAGCGCAGCAACTCGAAGCAAGTACCGTAAGTTACGGCGCTGATTGTAGTGAGGCGGGTTTAGCTACTATGCGCGAAGCTGTAAAAACACATAAAGCAGATTTAATTATTGGTGTGGGTGGTGGTAAGGCTCTAGACGCGGCAAAGTTATTGGCTTATCAGTGTCATTTGCCCGTCGTGACAATTCCTACCAGTGCGGCAACTTGTGCGGCGTGGACGGCATTATCTAATGTTTATTCCGAGGAAGGGGCATTTTTGTATGATGTCAGCCTCGAAAATTGTCCTAATTTACTTTTGCTTGATTACGATTTAATTGCCACTGCTCCCGCTTATACTTTGGTAGCAGGAATTGGCGATGCGATCGCCAAATGGTACGAAGCCTCCGTTAGTAGTGGCAACTCTGAGCAAACTTTGATTGTTTCTGCCGTGCAGCAAGCTAGAGTTTTACGAGATATCTTATTTCAAAAATCCGCCGCCGCTTTGCAATCTCCCGGTAGTGCTGTTTGGAAGGAAGTTGTAGACGCAACGGTATTACTCGCGGGGGTAATTGGGGGGCTAGGAGGCGCAGAATGTCGGACTGTAGCCGCCCATGCTGTGCATAATGGTTTAACTCATTTACCCGTACATAGCAGCATTCACGGCGAAAAAGTGGCTTTTGGGATTTTGGTACAGTTGCGTTTAGAGGAAATGGTACAGGGAAATCAATTAGCCGCAACCTCTCGTCAACAGTTACTAAAGTTTTATACAGAAATTGGTTTACCCCAAAAACTAAAGGATTTAGGACTAGAAGATATTAGTTTAAAAGAGTTAGAACAATCGGCAGAACTCGCTTTAGCTCCAAACTCTGACATTCATCGCTTGCCTTTTAAAGTTGCTGTAGAACAACTCCTCGCAGCAATGGTTTCTACTACAGCACCCACTAATAATAAAGACTCCCTCAACTATATCTGCATCAATGAGGAGGTCAAAAAATGA
- a CDS encoding shikimate kinase, which translates to MRITTASNLLKGVNLYLIGMMGSGKTTIGSLIATELGYGFVDTDAVIEQVTKHSISQLFAEVGEAEFRQIESQVLAEVCAYTNLVVSTGGGIVTQQKNWSYLHYGLIVWLDVPIKVLYERLKEDNTRPLLQAADPLGKLQSIFEQRQPLYNQADLHIRVSEEETASQIANRVIALIPSVLKQNLSPPN; encoded by the coding sequence ATGCGAATAACTACAGCAAGTAATCTATTGAAAGGAGTAAATTTATACCTGATTGGCATGATGGGTTCAGGAAAAACGACTATTGGAAGCTTAATTGCTACCGAGCTAGGCTACGGGTTTGTAGACACGGATGCGGTAATTGAGCAAGTAACTAAGCACTCGATTAGCCAACTATTTGCCGAAGTAGGAGAGGCAGAATTTAGGCAAATAGAAAGTCAAGTTTTAGCCGAGGTATGTGCTTATACCAATTTAGTGGTTTCTACCGGTGGCGGGATAGTCACCCAGCAAAAAAACTGGAGTTACTTGCATTACGGCTTAATTGTCTGGTTAGATGTGCCGATAAAAGTGCTTTACGAGCGCTTAAAGGAGGATAATACTAGACCTTTATTGCAAGCCGCCGATCCTTTAGGCAAACTACAAAGTATTTTTGAGCAACGCCAACCCCTATACAATCAAGCCGATTTACACATCCGTGTCAGCGAAGAAGAAACCGCATCACAAATAGCCAATAGAGTAATAGCACTGATTCCCAGCGTACTTAAACAAAATTTATCCCCACCAAATTAG
- the dnaK gene encoding molecular chaperone DnaK: MGKVVGIDLGTTNSVVAVMEGGKPVVIANAEGMRTTPSVVGFSKDGERLVGQLARRQTISNPQNTFYAVKRYIGRNYAELSPDSKRVAYTIRRDEMGNIKIRSPRLEKDFAPEEISAMVLKKLVDDASRYLGDKVTEAVITVPAYFNDSQRQATRDAGRIAGLEVRRILNEPTAASLAYGLDRQESQTILVFDLGGGTFDVSILDVGDGVFEVKATSGDTQLGGNDFDQKIVDWLAEIFLDAEEIDLRRDRQALQRLSEAAEKAKIELSSVNITDINLPFITATEDGPKHLETRINRSQFEELCEDLIARLRKPVKRALNDANLRPADIDEIVLVGGGTRMPMVQQLVRSLIGKEPNQNVNPDEVVAVGAAIQAGILAGELKDILLLDVTPLSVGLETVSGVMKKLIPRNTTIPVRRSDIFSTGENNQTLVEIHVIQGEREMATDNKSLGKFKLTGIPPAPRGVPQIQVAFDVDANGILLVTALDRNTGREQSITIQGASTLSEAEVNKMVQEAEKYASSDRKRKERVEKRTRAEALTLEAERELKQVALDFGMQFARNRRQRIEVLVRQLRDYLNQDSDRGIDQSAADLKEALAELNREVRQYYSDDDDGGNIFDSIRRVFTDDDDDYEPPQRRERPYYSNDEGYNRRRPQRPSYQDNWDDNDDNWL; this comes from the coding sequence ATGGGTAAAGTAGTTGGTATAGACTTAGGTACAACTAACTCAGTAGTTGCTGTCATGGAAGGCGGCAAACCCGTAGTAATTGCCAATGCCGAAGGAATGCGGACAACTCCCTCGGTGGTAGGGTTTAGTAAAGATGGCGAACGCTTGGTAGGACAGTTAGCCCGGCGGCAAACCATTTCTAATCCGCAAAACACCTTTTACGCAGTTAAACGGTATATTGGGCGCAATTATGCCGAACTCAGCCCCGATTCTAAGCGGGTTGCTTATACTATTCGCCGCGATGAAATGGGCAATATCAAAATTCGCTCTCCCCGCTTAGAGAAAGATTTTGCCCCCGAAGAAATTAGCGCCATGGTGCTAAAAAAATTGGTAGATGATGCCAGCCGCTACTTGGGGGATAAGGTGACAGAAGCCGTAATTACTGTACCGGCTTATTTTAATGATTCCCAAAGGCAAGCGACAAGAGACGCGGGGAGAATTGCCGGATTAGAAGTACGAAGAATTCTCAATGAACCAACGGCGGCTTCTTTAGCTTACGGACTAGATCGCCAAGAAAGTCAAACGATTTTAGTCTTCGATCTAGGTGGAGGTACTTTTGATGTCTCGATTTTGGATGTGGGCGATGGTGTTTTTGAAGTCAAAGCTACCAGTGGAGATACGCAACTAGGCGGTAATGATTTCGACCAAAAAATTGTCGATTGGCTGGCAGAAATATTTTTAGACGCAGAGGAAATAGACTTAAGACGCGATCGCCAAGCCTTACAAAGACTCTCGGAAGCGGCGGAAAAAGCAAAAATTGAACTATCTAGCGTCAACATCACAGACATCAATCTCCCGTTTATTACCGCTACGGAAGATGGACCAAAACATTTAGAAACCCGCATCAATCGCAGTCAGTTTGAGGAGTTGTGCGAAGACTTAATTGCCAGACTGCGAAAACCAGTCAAAAGAGCGTTAAACGATGCTAATCTTAGACCCGCCGATATTGATGAAATTGTCTTAGTTGGCGGCGGTACGCGGATGCCAATGGTACAGCAATTAGTCCGCAGTTTAATCGGCAAAGAACCCAACCAAAATGTCAATCCTGATGAGGTTGTCGCCGTTGGCGCGGCTATTCAAGCCGGGATTTTAGCCGGAGAACTCAAAGATATACTATTGCTCGATGTTACGCCGCTATCGGTGGGCTTAGAAACTGTTAGCGGTGTAATGAAAAAACTGATTCCCCGCAACACAACGATCCCTGTACGGCGATCGGATATCTTTTCTACCGGAGAAAACAATCAAACTTTAGTAGAAATCCACGTTATCCAAGGCGAACGGGAAATGGCAACGGATAACAAATCCTTGGGCAAATTTAAGCTAACCGGAATTCCCCCCGCACCGCGTGGAGTTCCCCAAATCCAAGTAGCCTTTGATGTTGATGCTAACGGTATATTGCTCGTAACCGCTTTAGATCGCAATACTGGACGAGAGCAAAGTATTACAATTCAAGGTGCGTCTACTCTTAGCGAAGCTGAAGTAAATAAAATGGTGCAGGAAGCAGAAAAATATGCTTCTTCCGATCGCAAACGTAAAGAAAGAGTCGAAAAACGCACCCGCGCCGAAGCTTTAACTTTGGAAGCAGAAAGAGAACTTAAGCAAGTAGCGTTGGATTTTGGGATGCAATTTGCTCGCAATCGCCGCCAAAGGATTGAAGTTTTAGTTCGGCAATTACGGGACTATCTTAACCAAGATAGCGATCGCGGTATAGATCAATCGGCCGCCGATTTGAAAGAGGCTTTAGCTGAACTTAACCGCGAAGTCCGTCAGTATTACAGCGATGATGACGATGGTGGCAACATATTTGACTCGATTCGGCGCGTATTTACCGATGATGATGATGATTACGAACCGCCACAGCGCCGCGAACGTCCTTATTATAGTAATGATGAGGGTTATAACCGTCGCCGACCTCAACGCCCTAGTTATCAAGATAATTGGGATGATAACGATGACAATTGGCTCTAG
- the sigC gene encoding RNA polymerase sigma factor SigC, with protein MTGTIATTSTIDSVYCHARAIETILMPATSFYADTTKGDRPSSLELVPEDSLLEADSLVQDILGDTSIEQTASQQQSANRRSTDLVRLYLQEIGRVDLLARDEEVAEAQKVQRYLRLRELCSQAASSGDEVITLFNRLIEVQERLTAELGHRPSLERWAKNAEINVTELKPLLSAGKRRWAEIAGLTVEQLEQIQTQGVRAKEHMIQANLRLVVSVAKKYQNRGLELLDLVQEGTLGLERAVEKFDPTKGYRFSTYAYWWIRQGITRAIATQSRTIRLPVHITEKLNKIKKVQRKIAQEKGRTPTIEEIAAELEITPKQLRDVLLRVPRSVSLETKVGKDKDTELGDLLETDTISPEDVLMRESLQRDLQYLLTDLSDRERDVILMRFGLGDGHAYSLAEIGRALDLSRERVRQIESKALQKLRQPKRRNRVRDYFDSLS; from the coding sequence ATGACGGGAACAATAGCAACAACAAGCACCATTGATTCAGTCTATTGTCACGCCAGAGCCATTGAGACTATTCTTATGCCAGCAACATCTTTTTACGCAGATACTACCAAAGGCGATCGCCCATCGTCCTTAGAGCTTGTGCCAGAAGACAGCCTCCTAGAAGCTGATTCTTTAGTACAGGACATCCTAGGGGATACATCTATCGAGCAAACCGCCAGCCAACAGCAAAGCGCCAATCGTCGCTCTACAGACTTAGTTCGTTTGTATTTGCAAGAAATTGGTCGGGTGGATTTATTAGCTAGAGACGAAGAAGTCGCCGAAGCTCAAAAAGTTCAACGTTATTTGCGCCTGCGAGAACTATGTTCCCAAGCGGCGAGTAGTGGCGATGAAGTGATTACACTTTTCAATCGCTTAATTGAAGTTCAAGAACGCTTGACTGCCGAACTCGGACACCGCCCTTCTTTAGAGCGTTGGGCTAAAAATGCTGAAATAAATGTAACGGAACTCAAGCCCCTGTTATCCGCCGGGAAACGACGCTGGGCAGAAATTGCTGGATTAACTGTAGAACAATTAGAGCAGATTCAAACCCAAGGTGTTCGCGCTAAAGAACACATGATCCAAGCAAATCTTCGTTTAGTCGTGTCTGTCGCCAAAAAATACCAAAATCGCGGCTTAGAACTTTTAGATTTAGTCCAAGAAGGAACTCTCGGTTTAGAACGCGCCGTTGAAAAGTTCGATCCTACCAAAGGCTATCGTTTTAGCACTTACGCTTACTGGTGGATTCGCCAAGGAATAACTAGAGCGATCGCAACTCAAAGCCGTACAATCCGCTTACCTGTCCATATCACCGAAAAGCTGAACAAAATTAAAAAAGTTCAGCGCAAAATTGCCCAAGAAAAAGGTCGCACTCCCACGATTGAAGAAATCGCCGCCGAATTAGAGATCACACCCAAGCAGTTGCGGGACGTTTTATTGCGAGTCCCGCGCTCGGTGTCACTGGAAACAAAAGTAGGTAAAGACAAAGATACAGAACTTGGCGACTTACTAGAAACTGATACTATATCCCCAGAAGACGTATTGATGCGCGAATCATTGCAGCGCGATTTGCAGTATTTACTAACCGATCTTAGCGATCGCGAACGGGATGTAATTTTGATGCGTTTCGGCTTAGGAGATGGTCATGCTTACTCTTTGGCAGAAATCGGACGAGCTTTAGACCTTTCGCGGGAACGAGTACGGCAAATTGAATCAAAAGCCCTCCAGAAATTGCGCCAACCCAAGCGACGCAATCGCGTCCGGGATTATTTCGACTCCCTTAGCTAA
- a CDS encoding ATP-binding protein produces the protein MQLKYPQDQDRRLLKTLEASVRRGAALVKQVLSFARGVEGDASGTGEALRAIVQVTHLILEIANIVKETFPKSIELCIDIAPDLSTVSADATQIHQVLMNLVVNARDAMPNGGSLKLSASNLEIEKSYAQMSVEAKVGLYVVITVADTGTGITPEIVEQIFDPFVVITVADTGTGITPEIVEQIFDPFFTTKKVGQGTGLGLSTTLGIIKSHDGFIEICSEVGKSSKFQVYLPAVEQTAIPLIEDPELLMEHGELILVVDDEAAICEIAKAILESYNYRVLTANDGIAALALYAENKHEISLVLLDRMMPKMDGIVAIQTLQKINPQISIVAMSGLSSTEDFAQVTDIGAQGFLSKPFTAQELLKALGNVLVEK, from the coding sequence TTGCAACTCAAATACCCCCAAGATCAAGATCGGCGACTGCTAAAAACCCTCGAAGCTAGTGTTAGACGGGGGGCGGCTTTGGTTAAGCAAGTATTGTCCTTTGCGCGTGGAGTTGAAGGCGATGCCTCCGGCACGGGCGAAGCCCTACGCGCTATTGTCCAAGTCACACACTTAATATTAGAAATCGCCAATATTGTCAAAGAGACATTTCCCAAATCCATTGAACTTTGTATAGATATAGCCCCAGACTTAAGCACAGTCTCCGCCGATGCGACGCAAATACATCAAGTGTTGATGAACTTGGTAGTTAATGCTCGTGATGCCATGCCCAATGGCGGTAGTTTAAAGCTGAGTGCAAGTAATTTAGAAATTGAGAAAAGCTATGCCCAGATGAGTGTTGAGGCAAAAGTTGGACTCTATGTTGTAATTACCGTTGCCGATACGGGAACAGGTATCACCCCGGAAATTGTTGAGCAGATTTTCGATCCCTTCGTTGTAATTACCGTTGCCGATACGGGAACAGGTATCACCCCGGAAATTGTTGAGCAGATTTTCGATCCCTTCTTTACAACTAAAAAAGTTGGTCAAGGTACGGGTTTGGGTTTGTCTACTACTCTTGGCATTATCAAAAGCCACGACGGTTTTATAGAAATTTGTAGTGAGGTAGGAAAAAGTAGCAAATTTCAGGTGTATTTGCCTGCTGTAGAGCAAACAGCAATCCCACTGATAGAAGATCCAGAACTACTAATGGAACATGGTGAATTAATTTTAGTGGTAGATGACGAAGCTGCAATTTGTGAGATTGCCAAAGCAATTCTAGAAAGCTATAACTACCGAGTATTAACTGCCAATGATGGGATTGCGGCTTTAGCTTTATATGCCGAAAATAAACATGAGATTAGCCTAGTGCTACTCGATCGGATGATGCCAAAAATGGATGGAATAGTTGCCATCCAAACCTTGCAAAAAATAAACCCGCAAATTTCTATAGTGGCGATGAGCGGCTTGTCCTCTACGGAAGACTTCGCCCAAGTTACAGATATTGGCGCTCAAGGCTTTCTGTCTAAGCCTTTCACTGCACAGGAATTATTAAAAGCCTTAGGTAACGTCCTTGTAGAAAAGTAA
- a CDS encoding aspartate aminotransferase, whose protein sequence is MSLSWINPADRIQSLPPYVFARLDELKAKAREQGLDLIDLGMGNPDGATPQPVVDAAIAALQNPANHGYPPFEGTANFRRAITNWYHRRYDVQLDPDSEALPLIGSKEGLTHLAIAYINPGDLVLVPSPAYPAHFRGPLIAGGKVHSIILKPENDWLIDLADIPDAVAEQAKILYFNYPSNPTAATAPREFFEDIVAFARKYEILLVHDLCYAELAFDGYQPTSLLEIPGAKDISVEFHTLSKTYNMAGWRVGFVVGNRHIIQGLRTLKTNLDYGIFAALQTAAETALQLPDSYLHEVQNRYIRRRDFLIEGLGELGWNIPKTKATMYLWIPCPVGIGSTDFALSVLQQTGVVLTPGNAFGTGGEGYVRISLIAECDRLAEVLQRFKQANISYSMVNI, encoded by the coding sequence ATGAGTTTAAGTTGGATTAATCCCGCCGATCGCATTCAATCACTTCCGCCCTATGTATTTGCCCGTTTAGATGAATTAAAAGCTAAAGCTAGAGAGCAAGGTCTAGATTTAATTGACTTGGGAATGGGCAACCCTGACGGCGCTACACCTCAGCCTGTTGTAGACGCAGCGATCGCCGCCTTGCAAAATCCGGCAAATCATGGCTATCCTCCCTTTGAAGGGACGGCTAATTTTCGTCGCGCTATTACTAACTGGTATCATCGCCGCTACGATGTCCAATTAGATCCCGATAGCGAGGCTTTGCCCTTAATAGGTTCTAAAGAAGGATTGACCCATTTAGCGATCGCCTATATCAATCCTGGCGACTTAGTTTTAGTCCCAAGTCCCGCCTATCCCGCCCATTTTCGCGGACCCTTAATTGCTGGCGGTAAAGTTCATAGCATTATTCTTAAACCAGAAAATGACTGGTTAATCGATTTAGCCGATATTCCCGATGCTGTCGCCGAACAAGCAAAAATTCTTTATTTCAACTATCCTAGCAACCCCACCGCTGCCACTGCACCCCGCGAGTTTTTTGAGGATATTGTTGCTTTTGCCCGTAAATACGAAATTCTCTTAGTTCATGATTTATGTTACGCCGAATTAGCTTTTGATGGCTATCAGCCCACTAGCTTACTAGAAATTCCCGGCGCAAAAGATATTAGCGTCGAGTTTCATACTTTATCAAAAACCTACAATATGGCAGGTTGGCGAGTAGGCTTTGTTGTGGGCAATCGCCACATTATTCAAGGATTAAGAACGCTAAAAACTAACTTAGATTACGGCATTTTTGCCGCTTTGCAAACCGCCGCCGAAACCGCGCTGCAATTACCTGATTCTTATTTGCACGAAGTTCAAAATCGCTACATTCGCCGCCGCGATTTCTTAATTGAGGGATTAGGGGAATTAGGCTGGAATATTCCTAAAACCAAAGCCACAATGTATCTATGGATACCTTGCCCAGTGGGGATAGGTTCTACAGATTTCGCCCTTTCGGTATTGCAACAAACGGGCGTAGTATTAACCCCTGGAAATGCTTTTGGGACTGGGGGAGAAGGTTATGTCAGAATTAGCCTAATCGCTGAATGCGATCGCCTGGCGGAAGTTTTGCAACGCTTTAAACAAGCTAATATCTCCTACTCAATGGTAAATATTTAG
- the sufU gene encoding Fe-S cluster assembly sulfur transfer protein SufU — protein sequence MIIQAMALSNVRDLYQQVILEHYKKPRHKGQTNPIHRQQRGHNPSCGDTIELTVQLNDTGDRIEDVKFVGEGCAIAMASADLMADALRGKQIDEALTMVKRFQGMMKGEEEFPKELRKLNVMQGVAQFPVRIKCANLSWHTIKAALENDQAEPISNENE from the coding sequence TTGATTATTCAAGCTATGGCTTTAAGCAATGTCCGCGATTTATATCAGCAGGTAATACTAGAACACTACAAAAAACCGCGTCATAAAGGGCAAACAAACCCTATCCACCGCCAGCAACGGGGACATAACCCTTCTTGTGGCGATACGATTGAACTAACCGTACAGCTAAACGATACGGGCGATCGCATTGAGGATGTAAAGTTTGTTGGTGAAGGCTGCGCGATCGCCATGGCTTCCGCAGACTTGATGGCAGATGCTTTGCGCGGTAAACAAATAGACGAAGCTTTGACAATGGTGAAACGCTTTCAAGGCATGATGAAAGGTGAAGAGGAGTTTCCCAAAGAATTAAGGAAACTAAATGTTATGCAAGGCGTAGCTCAATTTCCAGTCAGAATTAAATGTGCTAATCTCTCTTGGCATACAATCAAAGCTGCTTTGGAAAACGACCAAGCAGAACCTATAAGTAATGAAAACGAGTAA